From the genome of Mucilaginibacter paludis DSM 18603:
CGCACAGGCTTTAACCCACCGGAAACAGATACCTGGAAATTTCCGGGTCCGGATTTGCACTGGGATTGCGCTTTAACTTTACCCATACCGTTTGGATTACAGGGCATCTTGTATCTTGCCGATACCGCAGCTAACCAGGGAGCGTTTACGCTTGTACCCAGATTTCAACATCAAATTAAAAACTGGCTGGATGGCCTTGCGCCGGGCACCGATCCTTCCCGGCAGAATCTTCACGCTTTAGGGAGCATCCCGATTACCGCCTCAGCAGGTGACTTTATTATCTGGCACCATGCGCTTCCGCACGGCAGCAGCCCTAATACATCTGATGTACCCAGGTTTGTTCAATACATTAAGTACGAACCAGCCAACGCGCCCGAATCATATCCTGCAAAATAACCTATCAACTTATCACACATACCACATGAAATCTATTGAAAATATTGACAGTGCCATCCAAACGCTGCTTTTTAGTGAAAACTATAAAGATCTATACGAGGCTGTCCATCTCTTGCACAACCAATATTCGGCTATTACCCGCATCTACGCCAACAGTATTACAGATCAGGATATCTTTCTCGAATCAGGCAAAGCAATTTCCCCTCAAAAGGCAGCTCATTGTTTATTGGATATTGAGCGCACCAGGAAATTTATTAAAGGTATATACCAAGCCATATTGCAGTTACAACATCATTACCCATCTACCAGAATCAATATACTTTATGCAGGCACAGGGCCGTACGCAACATTAGTAACACCCCTAACAAGCCTATTTACGGCAGAGCAAATTTCATTGTTTATGCTCGATATTAATGAAGTATCGCTTAATGCCGTATCCAAGCTATATAAGGAGTTCGAAATAGATTATTATGTTCAAAAATATATTCATGCTGATGCCTCCACTTATCTTTTAGACCCGGAAGATCATATCCACCTGATTATTACGGAAACAATGCAAAACGCGTTACGCAAAGAACCACAGGTGGCCATTATGAACAACCTGATACCCCAACTGCCAGACAAGGGAATTTTTATTCCGCAAGAAATTTCCGTTAACGCCATGTTGCTCAATATGGCCCAAGAGCAGGCATCGTTTCTTGAAGGCGGCCAAAAATCACAGCGTAAATTGATTGGCAATATTTATACAGTCGGGCAATACGTTAATCAAAACCATCCCGTAACACTGCCGGTACCTTCCGTTGAAAGCCATAAAACTTTAGCCCTGTTAACCGATATAACGGTATATGGGGATCATAAACTTGACGCTTACCAAAGCGGCCTTACTTTACCTTATCATTTAGCCTTGTTAGACGATACAACTACAGCGGTTTCTTTTGAATATATCTTAAACAGCAATCCGCATTTTAAATTTCAATTATTCAGTTAGCCAAATACTTACAGTCAAATCAGCCTCCAAAGCAATTTAAACCTGATCAAAAAAAATATTTTTTAATTATACTTATTACTTTATTTTTTTTATAAATTAGATTAACCTAAAAATCCAATAATATGCCTAAGTAAAAAGTAGCCTGGTTCAATACCGGGCCAGCTTATTACCAAAAGCAAATTATAAACCTTTAACCAATTACCTTATTACTATGAAACTTCATGCCACCAAGGCTGATCTTGTTGATCGCCATTCGTCAAACCTCGAGACGGACAAAGCGGCTCTTGCAGCGCTCATTCAAACTGCAGTAAATGTTGAACTTTTTACCATCCCCCTGTACATGACCTCGTTGTATTCGATCCAGGGCATGCACCAGATTACCGGCAACAACAACCTTTACCAGGGCCGCAAATGGCCGGGAATGGCACCCACCTACAAGCCGGGTAATAACAACCTGGGTAACATTAAGGAAAACGAGGTTGCCTTTAATACCATATTCAGCGTATTTATTGAAGAAATGCTTCACCTGCAGTTAGCTTCAAACCTGGCCAATGCATTAGGTGTTACGCCTGTTTTTACGCAAATGTCGCCTGCGCCCGGTTATGCATGGACTGTTTATGACAAAGATAGCACCGTTATACCCGGCATTATTGATTTTAAAGACTGCAAACCGGTTTGGCCTGAACCCCAAAGTGGCAAAGCTCCCGTTTATTACAAAGACATCCGGGTAAAATTAGACGAACTAAACCAATTACAAAACGAACTATTTTTAGCTATTGAAGCGCCCGAAGAAGATGCTATAGGCCGTATTGAACCAGCGTATCATGCTAAGTACATCCATACTGCGCCGTTAAAAAACTGGCAAATTGGCGAACAGCTTCCTATGCTGGGAAGCATCGGGTTGATGTATCAGCTGATATGGGATTACCTCAACATCACCTACCACGATAATACCACACTTTTTGAAAAAGTTTATTCGCCCGGTGCGTTACAACAGGATGTTTTTAACGCTTCATCTCCCGGCCATCCCTACCGCGAATACCAGGGTTTTGAAACCACCATTGAGGGCTGGGTTCCGGAAAAAGCCAAAGAGGTGGTGTTTAAACTGATCAGCGCCATTACCGACCAGGGTGAGGGCAGCGGGATTAAAAAAAGTATAGCCAAAGAAGCATTCGGCTTGCAGGCCGTTAAGCCCGACTATCAGGCATCTGACCTGGCTTTGGAAACTGATTATCCATCATACACCGATGCAGGCAAACCAGCACCATCGACAGATGCTTATGCCCGCTCTCATAATGATAAAAAAGACCACTATGAGAGATTCATCGAAATCAGGACAGACCTGGAATCAAATAAAATAATTACCTGGCCAACCTGGCATAAAACAGGCGGTGGCAAATGGAAAGCCGAAGATTTGAAAACGGTCGACTACGATCAAAACACCTACCCGCTGCCCAAAGCAGAAGATATTGCCGGGGCTTTAAACAGGCTGAATGACCCGAACGGCAACGGCGACTCGAACGATACCAAACGACTGGAAAACTATAAGCAATTTTGCGAGATTGCCACCGGAGCAATTGCGGGCATAACTTCCGTACTGGACAGTTACTGGCAAAACAGCAGCGTTGGTTTTCCTTTCCCTTCCATGAGTGGTTCTGGCGACAGGCTGATGATGTGCTGGGCCGTATTTGGGCAAGTGCCTGATCTGTCAGTACCGGTACAACAAAAACAAAACAACGCGCTGTACCACGCCTGCCAAGGCATTGATTACGGCGACAGCCCGGGCAACAGCTGTGCTTCTGCCGAAATTTATCATAACTGCAGGGGCTCTAACTCGTGCAAGGGCGAAGGCGGCTGCGGATTTGTACAGCAGGTGGGGCAGTCCAAATCATGTGGGGCAAGCGTACCCAAATTAAAAGCTGCCGAGCCATTATGCGGCGGGCCAAAACCGCCACAGCCTGTGTACAGCGCTCCTGGCGATAATCTTTGCGGAAGTTTCGGCGGCTGCGCTGTACCAATATCGGCTTCGCAGATTTACCCGGTTATCAGCACTGATAATGGCAAAACCATAACTACGGGCACCATGGAGCTTAACGATTTTGTTAAACAAGCAGATGGCTCGTATAAAACGGTACAACTGCCCGATGGAAAAAACAAAATAGGATTTAAAACCGGCGACCTGGTGCATGATATCGCCTGGAACGCCTATGTTGCCGTACTGGCCAACCGTAACCCTGCACAGCCAGTGCCCCCAAAACCGGTAACAAGCGATCTGCGTATGGCTTTTCCTCCTTCAACCTGATCAATTTAAACTGAGATGAACACAGCCAAAACAAAACGCCTGGGCCTCCCCAATTTAGGCCTGGGCGTTGGTTTACGTACCAAACACTATGATCACCTGATGAAGAATGACCCGGTGGTGGATTGGTTCGAAATCATTAGCGAAAACTACATGAACAACTTTGGCTATGCCAGGCATGTGCTGCAACATATCGCCTCCATAAGGCCTGTTGTGATGCACGGCGTATCCATGTCTGTAGGGAGCACAGACCCGCTCAACTTGAATTATTTAACGCAATTAAAAGAACTGGCCAACCTGGTAAAGCCAGTTTGGATATCCGACCATTTATGCTGGACCGGGGTGGCAAATTTAAACACGCACGACCTGCTGCCTATGCCTTTAACCCTGGAAAGCCTGGACCACGTGGCCGGGAGGGTAAGCCGGATACAAGATTTTTTAAAACGGCCATTAATACTTGAAAACCCTTCTACGTATCTTCAGTTTCAGCACTCAACCTTGCAGGAATGGGAGTTTATGACCGAACTGGTTAACAAAACGGGCTGCGGTTTGCTGCTTGATGTGAATAATGTTTTCGTTTCGGGAACCAATCATGGTTTCGATCCCGAATTTTACATCCGCAACATACCACATGATGCCGTTGTGCAGATACACATAGCAGGCCCAACCGACTGCCATACTCATTTGCTGGATACTCATGATCAGCCGGTACCCACCCAGGTTTGGAAATTATATCGCCTGGCGCAGCAACTAACCGGAGGTGTATCCACCCTGCTGGAGTGGGATTCCAACATTCCGGATTACCCGGAACTGGTTGCCGAAGTTAATAAGGCAAGGCAAGTGTTACTCGGCAATTTCCCCGAAGTTCCGGTGTACAGCATGCAAACGGGCCAAGTGGCGTCAAATCCAGTTGACCACCAACTTTGGGTATCTTATGACTGAGCTGGAAAATGTGCAAAGGTGGTTTACCTCCATACTGGTTAAACCTGGTACCCTGCCTGATAAAATCGGACTTGCCGACCATCATTACGGGCTCAATCATCAACAGCTGATCAACGCATCTTTTAAATTATCAGCCTCCGAAAAGATAGGTATTTATGCACGAGGCTATTTCTATCGTTTGCTGGAATGTATGATGGCTGAATTTACGGCAGTAAAAAAATTAATGGGCGATGAACTGTTCGAAACATTTGTACGAGCCTACCTGGTGAATGTACCCTCTCAAAGTCCGGATTTATTTGACCTGGGCAGAGATTTTCCTGATTTTCTGCAAGCCTCTCAGCCGGACCACAAATCAGGCATGGCTCAGGATATTGCCATTTTTAACCTCCCGGTTGAAATGGCCGTACTGGAGCGTGCCATATCCGAAATAACCAGATGTAAAGGAGCCGAACAGGAATCGGCCTTACCAGCAACCGGCGAACAATTGACCTGGGCTTATGCAACAGCCCATTTTAAAACTAACCCGGCCTTACGCCTGCTGAGGCAACAGTTTGCTTTAATTGACTTTGTGAGGAAAGCCTACCGCAAGGAAGATGCCCTTATACCCGAAAAAAAGGAAACTTTGATAGCGGTAAGCAGAAAAAACTACCATATCAGGATGCAGGAGCTTGAACAATGGCAATGGCATTTTTTACAAATACTCCAAAGCTCAGCAAGTTATACAGGCACCATTGGTGCAGTGGCCGATATTTGCTGTATCCCACCCCACCAATTAATGGCCGACCTATTGTTATGGACACCGATAGCGATTGATACCGGCTATCTACTCCCAGTAAATTCATGTTAGTAATAACATGAATTTACAATAATTTATAAATCACTATCTACCTAAACTGAAAATACCAAATGCAAACAGATATAACCATACTGATTGTAGACCATGAAGAACGATGGGCCAAAAGCCTGAAAAACAGCCTTAACGAATTGGGTTTCCGCGTGACAGGTATAGCAACTAATTTTGAAGAAGCTGTAATTGCTTTAAATACGCTTAATTATGATATTGCTTTGCTTGATATCGATCTGAACAATAAAAATATCGGTGGGATTGAATTAGGTAGAATGATGTATAAGTTTTACAAAAAGCCGTATATTTTTATAACCGCCGGTTTTGAAAAAGACGCACTTGACGAAGCTATTCAATCAAGGCCTGCTGCCTATTTAACCAAACCTTTAGATATGGCTTCGTTGATTGTAGCGATACAAAGCGCTATCCAAAATTTCCATGCCGTTGATGCGCCTATGCAGCCCGAAAACCATGGCAGCGAAACTTTTTTTGTAAAGATAGGTGATAAGTATAAAAAAGTATCCTGGAAAAATGTAGTCTACCTAACTTCCGATAAAAATTATACCGTACTGTTTAATGCAGCAGACGATATGGAATATTACATCAGGAGTTCGCTGCATAAAACATCACAAAACATCATCCCCAAACACTTGCAAAATAACTTTATACAAATTAACCGTGCAGAGATTGTGCAGTTGCCGTTTATTGATGAGTTTAAAGGCGACGAAGTATATACCCCATATAAAAGATTTACCGTAAACGATTCGTATATTAAAACATTAAAAAATAGCCTTAATTTGATCTCTTAAAAGGCTCTACGTCAATAAAAGATAAAGTTTGCCTCTCCATGAGTATACCGCCAGGTATCCTTTGGGCCGAATTAATTGATGGCCTGCCTACCTGTATTTCTGTTGCCTTTAGCGATGTTAACTTCGTCCCCGCTATATCCCGTTTTATAACCAAAAACAGGGGTATCTGTAATCAAACATCCCGGCATTAAAGTTTTTGTTACCACCTTTAAGTATGCCAACGCCAACACGTTGGCTATAACATTTACTTAAACCAAAAACCTATTCTATTATGAATCAATTTCAACAGATTTTTGCCATGTCCATGATCTCCAATATGGCAAAGGAACTCGTTAATGATACGAGTGTAGACTCCATTGAGCAGGCAGAACAAGCCATGCAGACACAATTAAAAGATGCCATACCTGGTTATCTGACCGACTACGGCCTGTCTGGCGTATCTGTGGCCTGGGGGCCGGCAGTATATATCGCCCCAAAAGACTATTCATCAAACAACAACGGCGTAACCGCTACTGCAAGTAACACGATGGTAGTTTTTAACCTGGCCATAAACAGCGTTAACACCTATGTAGTAGCTATCGCCGGTACCAAGGCAACGTCGGTATTTGACGTGGTGGTTGAAGATGGGCAGGTAGTAAGTACAGTAAAATGGGCTTTCGGCTCGCCTGGCGGACTGAATCCTAAGATATCAACCGGCACCAATGATGGCGTAAACATTTTATTATACGAAATGACCGACCCATCAACCGGTTTATCCATCAGCGATTTCTTTGCCGGCGACAACATCAATGTGGCGACAAACTCAGTAGTGGTAACAGGGCACAGCCTTGGCGGTGCGCTGGCACCTGCTTTGGCGCTTGCCTTGTTTGGTACAGCAGCCACAGTTAACCCCGCACTACTGCAAGCAGCCAATGTATATGCAACTGCCGGGCCCGATATCGGCAATAAAGACTACGTTCAATATTTTACCCAGTCTTTCAAGGCAACCGGGCCAGGCACCAACCCGGTATGGCAACAGTTTAATTGTAAAATATGGAATTCGCTGGATGTGGTTCCGCAAGCATGGGCCAACCTTGGTGTTATCAAAAGCATCTACGCTTCAAATGGGGTAACCACACCTAAATACGTAAACTGCATTATTACCAGGGCACAGGTAGGCACTGCTTTAGATGACTACAGCCCAATGGATCCGGACAAAAAGGGCCAGTTTGCCGGAACATTTGTACAACCTGCCGACACCCCAGGCTATAATTGCACCGCGGCTTGCGTAACTTCAAGTGATAAAGATGACGCTGATTTATGCGATTTTGTAGCCGAGATGCTCTACCAGCACGTTGCCGCCTACTCACTGGAAATTTTGCAAACCACGCCTTCAATACCTTTCGACGTATGTAGCGTTACGCAACAGCTTTACAATAACAATATCTGCCTTTGCGCGCATCTTTAAGCGTGGATTGGCTATTTGAAATTGTTTTTTTGAGAATAAACCGGCGGCCGCAGATTCATGCCGCTGCCGGTTTGGCTTTGGCCGAAGAATACCAACACGATCAATCCAGATTGATATCAACTTTCCAATGTGCAGCAATGACCTTTAACTCGTCATGGGTAAGATAAGTTACCGCGCCGTGCTTAGGGCCGGTAAAGTTGGTGGTTTTCATTACACCCTCGTTAAAGTGATTAATATTGGTAAAGTTTACAAAATCGACCGTTTCGCTAAACCCCATATTGTTGGGGCGGGCGCCATACACATCGTACATTAACACCCATTTATCGGTACCGAGGCGCTTAAATAAATTGGGGGCTTCGGTGTTTACCGTTTCAGGATCTATCCGCCTGTCTTCCGCTTTAAAATCAGTATTAATTTTGTTCGATACGGCATGAAACACCCGCGCCTTTGATACATAAAATAACTGGTACTGATCGCCAACTTTTGTTATATCGGCGTCGATACCGCCTACGGTAGTTATTTGTTGGGGCACAGTTTCCAATTTGGTGAAATCGTTATTGGCGTATGAGTAGTAAATGTTAGCATCTTTATTATTGTAGCGTATGGTAAAGTACACCATCATTTTCTTTTTCACAGGATCATAAATGGTTTCAGGCGCCCATGAGCAATCGATATCTCCTAATTCCGGAAAAGCCAGGTCAACCCGGAAATCAGCATGTGTCCAGTGGATCAAGTCGTACGATTTCATCATCACCATAGCGCGGTTATTACCCCACCCGTATTTTTCTGCGGGGCGCTCCCACTCGGTATCGCGAAAGCCTGCCCTTTTCCCAAAGATATGCAGGTCGGTCATGGCCAGGTAAAAAGCGCCGTCGGGCCCACGTGTAATATGCGGGTCGCGTACACCTTTTTGTTCAGCCAGTTGTGAGCCTATAAATACGGGCTGCCCGTTATTAATATCGGTAAAGGTATAACCATCTTTACTGATAGCCAGGTAGGCCGATTGGTTTTGATCTTTAAAATAAACCAGCAGGTAGCCGCTCAATTTTTTCTCATCAAAGACAGGCGCGTTCTTCGGTTTTTGCAACCTGGATACGATTTCGATACCCGTAGGGGCTTGCTCAGCGTTATTGTTTTGTGCTAAGCTGCTGCCCGCCGATAAGGCCAGTGCAGCAACAGTTGCTAAAATCTTAAAGAATCTCATTGGCAGTGGTTTATAATTTTATTGGAATACGCTGCAATATAAGCATGCTGCTTACTTGTGCAGAAATTTTCTCTAAAATTTATTTACTGCCTTTTGGAGTTCTTTTACTTCTGCTAATGTTATCGGGCTATATGTTACACCAAAAGATCTCGCATAAGCCTCGATCGACTGCTCAAAACCCGCTTTTTTCCGCACAGCATTAACATGATTGGCTGCACGTACAGGCCACACAAACATCCGCCATTCTTTTTTTCCGCTTGCCCTATCAACTACTGTTAATCCATAAATCTGGGTGCCAAAAATTTGCGCTTTACCTTCCTCCATCAGCCGCCTGTCCAGCATTTTGCCATACAAGGTAAAGGGTAATTCATGATGCTTCGAAGCCTTTTCAATGATGCTGATGTAGTCTTTTATATGTGGTGAATGTTGAATAACATTCCAGGCTACTTCGTTAGTAGGAACCCCAACCAAACTTTTTCCGGGATAACCATAATGGTTGATCATTGCTTTCACTTGTAACATATTGAGCGAATCAACCCTTTGCATATCGTTAATCAAAAACATGAACAGGCCCTTGGACGACCTGCCGAACAAATCGGCAACAGAATCGGCATTGCCTCCCCTGTTTAAAATTGTCTGAGCTTCGCGATACTTCTGATCAAGTACACCGATACTATCTAACTTCTTTTTCAAAGAAACATTCAGCGTATTTTGTGCATGAGCAAAATTGAAAAAGCTTAATAAAACAATAATTAGTGCTATTCTCATAGTAAGTGATGCCGGTAGGCAAAATTGGTATATTAAGGCGATGCAAAAAGCCCTTAGTCAACATACTTTAATTTCTTCCTGCTATCCTGTATCTCAATCAGTTTCACCGTACTTAACGGAATGGTTTTGATCACGAAAAAAAACCTGGATTGCGAGCCTTGTATCGAATCTCCTTTAACAAAAATACGGTCGAAATAAAACGTGGTCCTTTTGTTATTGACGTCGGTAAAACGAATTTCCAGGGCAGGGCTATTTTTTAGTAATACCGGATTTCCATCCTTATCTACGCATTTCACAGCATCTATCGGGTAAGTTTTGTATTTAACTACATCACCCATAGGCCCCTGTGTTTTCACCTGCTTAAATTTAGAGGTATCCCAAACAGCAAATTGTTGTTTAAAGCTCTCAACAGGAATGTAATACATTTTGCATGAGCTGATGAAAAACACCACCCCGATTGCAATGGCAGAAAGGATATGCTTTATTTTCATATAACAAGGATAAGATCAAGGTTAAAATAGACGTAAATATAGAAAAAGCCTTTGGGCTTTACATCCAAAGGCTTTTAAAAGAATATGAATATTTTAAAATCATCATAACACGGCATAAACTTTTGGGCTCTATGACGTTTTGTATGGGCACTAAAAATTCGATTTGTAAGTGATAGGCTAAGCCAATATTTTACTAATGATATTTTTTGTGAAATCCCACTACTATTTTAAGATCTTATTTTTAATTTAACCATTGATTATCAGCATCATAAACTTTTACAAGTAACAAACCTGGCCAGCCAAAAAAAAGCGATGATATTTTGAACCTTAGTGATCTTCTCTTGCACACAGGCAAAGTGCGCAAAGGCCGGACTGCGCGCCGGGCCGGGTTTGGCCTGTGGGCGGAAGGATCGGGCAGTCTTGACTTTTTGGTTCTTTTTTGTCAAGAAAAAGAACAAAGCCCTTCCCGCAGCGATTGAGCGTGCCGACGCTATAAATTATGAATACTGA
Proteins encoded in this window:
- a CDS encoding SAM-dependent methyltransferase, giving the protein MKSIENIDSAIQTLLFSENYKDLYEAVHLLHNQYSAITRIYANSITDQDIFLESGKAISPQKAAHCLLDIERTRKFIKGIYQAILQLQHHYPSTRINILYAGTGPYATLVTPLTSLFTAEQISLFMLDINEVSLNAVSKLYKEFEIDYYVQKYIHADASTYLLDPEDHIHLIITETMQNALRKEPQVAIMNNLIPQLPDKGIFIPQEISVNAMLLNMAQEQASFLEGGQKSQRKLIGNIYTVGQYVNQNHPVTLPVPSVESHKTLALLTDITVYGDHKLDAYQSGLTLPYHLALLDDTTTAVSFEYILNSNPHFKFQLFS
- a CDS encoding ferritin-like domain-containing protein, with amino-acid sequence MKLHATKADLVDRHSSNLETDKAALAALIQTAVNVELFTIPLYMTSLYSIQGMHQITGNNNLYQGRKWPGMAPTYKPGNNNLGNIKENEVAFNTIFSVFIEEMLHLQLASNLANALGVTPVFTQMSPAPGYAWTVYDKDSTVIPGIIDFKDCKPVWPEPQSGKAPVYYKDIRVKLDELNQLQNELFLAIEAPEEDAIGRIEPAYHAKYIHTAPLKNWQIGEQLPMLGSIGLMYQLIWDYLNITYHDNTTLFEKVYSPGALQQDVFNASSPGHPYREYQGFETTIEGWVPEKAKEVVFKLISAITDQGEGSGIKKSIAKEAFGLQAVKPDYQASDLALETDYPSYTDAGKPAPSTDAYARSHNDKKDHYERFIEIRTDLESNKIITWPTWHKTGGGKWKAEDLKTVDYDQNTYPLPKAEDIAGALNRLNDPNGNGDSNDTKRLENYKQFCEIATGAIAGITSVLDSYWQNSSVGFPFPSMSGSGDRLMMCWAVFGQVPDLSVPVQQKQNNALYHACQGIDYGDSPGNSCASAEIYHNCRGSNSCKGEGGCGFVQQVGQSKSCGASVPKLKAAEPLCGGPKPPQPVYSAPGDNLCGSFGGCAVPISASQIYPVISTDNGKTITTGTMELNDFVKQADGSYKTVQLPDGKNKIGFKTGDLVHDIAWNAYVAVLANRNPAQPVPPKPVTSDLRMAFPPST
- the bufB gene encoding MNIO family bufferin maturase; translated protein: MNTAKTKRLGLPNLGLGVGLRTKHYDHLMKNDPVVDWFEIISENYMNNFGYARHVLQHIASIRPVVMHGVSMSVGSTDPLNLNYLTQLKELANLVKPVWISDHLCWTGVANLNTHDLLPMPLTLESLDHVAGRVSRIQDFLKRPLILENPSTYLQFQHSTLQEWEFMTELVNKTGCGLLLDVNNVFVSGTNHGFDPEFYIRNIPHDAVVQIHIAGPTDCHTHLLDTHDQPVPTQVWKLYRLAQQLTGGVSTLLEWDSNIPDYPELVAEVNKARQVLLGNFPEVPVYSMQTGQVASNPVDHQLWVSYD
- a CDS encoding HvfC/BufC N-terminal domain-containing protein, giving the protein MTELENVQRWFTSILVKPGTLPDKIGLADHHYGLNHQQLINASFKLSASEKIGIYARGYFYRLLECMMAEFTAVKKLMGDELFETFVRAYLVNVPSQSPDLFDLGRDFPDFLQASQPDHKSGMAQDIAIFNLPVEMAVLERAISEITRCKGAEQESALPATGEQLTWAYATAHFKTNPALRLLRQQFALIDFVRKAYRKEDALIPEKKETLIAVSRKNYHIRMQELEQWQWHFLQILQSSASYTGTIGAVADICCIPPHQLMADLLLWTPIAIDTGYLLPVNSC
- a CDS encoding LytR/AlgR family response regulator transcription factor: MQTDITILIVDHEERWAKSLKNSLNELGFRVTGIATNFEEAVIALNTLNYDIALLDIDLNNKNIGGIELGRMMYKFYKKPYIFITAGFEKDALDEAIQSRPAAYLTKPLDMASLIVAIQSAIQNFHAVDAPMQPENHGSETFFVKIGDKYKKVSWKNVVYLTSDKNYTVLFNAADDMEYYIRSSLHKTSQNIIPKHLQNNFIQINRAEIVQLPFIDEFKGDEVYTPYKRFTVNDSYIKTLKNSLNLIS
- a CDS encoding lipase family protein — translated: MNQFQQIFAMSMISNMAKELVNDTSVDSIEQAEQAMQTQLKDAIPGYLTDYGLSGVSVAWGPAVYIAPKDYSSNNNGVTATASNTMVVFNLAINSVNTYVVAIAGTKATSVFDVVVEDGQVVSTVKWAFGSPGGLNPKISTGTNDGVNILLYEMTDPSTGLSISDFFAGDNINVATNSVVVTGHSLGGALAPALALALFGTAATVNPALLQAANVYATAGPDIGNKDYVQYFTQSFKATGPGTNPVWQQFNCKIWNSLDVVPQAWANLGVIKSIYASNGVTTPKYVNCIITRAQVGTALDDYSPMDPDKKGQFAGTFVQPADTPGYNCTAACVTSSDKDDADLCDFVAEMLYQHVAAYSLEILQTTPSIPFDVCSVTQQLYNNNICLCAHL
- a CDS encoding glycoside hydrolase family 43 protein; the encoded protein is MRFFKILATVAALALSAGSSLAQNNNAEQAPTGIEIVSRLQKPKNAPVFDEKKLSGYLLVYFKDQNQSAYLAISKDGYTFTDINNGQPVFIGSQLAEQKGVRDPHITRGPDGAFYLAMTDLHIFGKRAGFRDTEWERPAEKYGWGNNRAMVMMKSYDLIHWTHADFRVDLAFPELGDIDCSWAPETIYDPVKKKMMVYFTIRYNNKDANIYYSYANNDFTKLETVPQQITTVGGIDADITKVGDQYQLFYVSKARVFHAVSNKINTDFKAEDRRIDPETVNTEAPNLFKRLGTDKWVLMYDVYGARPNNMGFSETVDFVNFTNINHFNEGVMKTTNFTGPKHGAVTYLTHDELKVIAAHWKVDINLD